A genomic region of Catalinimonas niigatensis contains the following coding sequences:
- a CDS encoding TolC family protein, whose protein sequence is MKLVWTVIFILISLWFSAPSTQAQIEADVVQEKAFSIDEYFNNILQYHPVVRQARFLSDLASQELRLARGAFDPKLKSNYNTKEFDGKTYYNTWDSKLEVPVWFNTDLNIGYEQNDGEYLNDQLQNTSDGLIYAGISLPVGRGLFIDERRAAVRQARLMQDMAEAEKIKEINKVLLNAAKAYWDWYNTYQEYQIINEVESLARERYDAIVQQVINGDIAPFDSLKAFINYQEREVQREQARLQFTNAGIMVSNFLWISGQQDEAQTIPLQLADSTYPVLSSPFDEDQLLDLRTLEVLKDSARVRHPEIVKLDTKIRQLEIEQRLNREFLKPEINLKYNFLTKPASEGGSASNGNGNESFFMNDYKLGMELYFPLFLRKERAKLEKTNIKLEQNYFERLNQSRSIENDINMVYNTLFNLTELVRMQGRMVNNYQALLNGELIKFENGESSVFLINTRETELLDARIKLLKLQTQYEKAKIELMYAAGIPYLQL, encoded by the coding sequence ATGAAGTTAGTATGGACAGTAATTTTCATCCTTATCTCTCTCTGGTTTTCTGCTCCCTCTACACAGGCGCAGATTGAAGCTGATGTAGTGCAGGAAAAAGCTTTTTCTATAGACGAATACTTTAACAATATCCTGCAATACCATCCTGTGGTGCGTCAAGCACGCTTTCTCTCAGACTTGGCTAGTCAGGAACTACGGCTGGCAAGGGGGGCTTTTGATCCCAAGCTCAAATCAAACTATAATACCAAAGAGTTTGATGGCAAAACCTATTATAATACCTGGGACAGCAAACTGGAAGTTCCGGTATGGTTTAATACAGACCTGAATATCGGATATGAACAAAATGATGGAGAATATCTGAATGATCAGCTGCAAAATACCAGTGATGGGTTAATCTATGCGGGAATATCACTTCCTGTAGGCAGAGGCCTCTTCATTGATGAGAGAAGGGCCGCTGTCCGCCAGGCCAGGCTGATGCAGGATATGGCCGAAGCCGAAAAAATTAAGGAAATCAATAAGGTGCTGCTTAATGCTGCCAAAGCTTACTGGGATTGGTACAACACTTATCAGGAATACCAAATTATCAATGAAGTAGAGAGTCTGGCCAGAGAAAGGTATGATGCGATTGTACAGCAGGTTATCAATGGCGATATTGCTCCCTTTGATTCTCTCAAGGCCTTTATCAACTATCAGGAGCGTGAGGTACAACGTGAACAGGCTCGGTTGCAGTTTACCAATGCCGGAATTATGGTCTCAAACTTTCTCTGGATAAGTGGTCAGCAGGATGAGGCACAAACGATTCCTCTACAGTTGGCTGATTCTACTTACCCAGTGCTCAGTAGTCCTTTTGACGAAGATCAGCTGCTGGATTTGAGAACCCTGGAAGTTTTGAAAGACAGTGCCAGAGTCAGACATCCGGAGATTGTAAAGTTGGATACCAAGATCAGGCAGTTAGAAATTGAGCAGCGGCTGAATAGAGAGTTTCTCAAACCTGAAATCAACCTCAAATACAATTTTTTGACTAAGCCTGCCAGCGAAGGCGGGAGTGCCAGTAATGGCAATGGGAATGAAAGCTTTTTTATGAATGACTACAAGTTAGGCATGGAGCTATATTTTCCTCTGTTTTTGCGGAAGGAAAGAGCCAAACTGGAGAAAACCAACATCAAACTGGAGCAGAATTACTTTGAGAGACTCAACCAGTCGCGCAGTATTGAGAATGACATCAATATGGTGTACAACACGCTTTTCAATCTAACAGAATTGGTCAGGATGCAGGGGCGAATGGTAAATAACTATCAGGCTTTGCTGAACGGCGAGCTTATCAAATTTGAAAATGGAGAAAGCTCGGTATTCCTCATCAACACCCGGGAAACAGAACTGCTGGATGCCAGGATTAAATTATTGAAATTACAGACGCAGTACGAGAAGGCTAAAATTGAGCTGATGTATGCCGCAGGGATTCCTTACTTGCAACTTTAA